Genomic segment of Candidatus Limnocylindrales bacterium:
ACGAGATCTACACCAGGATGGGTTACCAGGGCGGCCCCTGCTTCTTCTCCAAATCCGTGAACTAAATTCAAGACCCCTTTAGGTAAGCCGGATTCAACCAATATCTCCACAAACTTGGTCGCCATAAGGGGAGTATCCTCGGCAGGTTTGAAGACCACCGTATTCCCACAAACAAGGGCCGGTATCAATTTCCAGGAAGGAATAGCCAGAGGGAAATTCCAGGGTGTAATGGCAGCTACGACTCCAACCGGCATGCGAATAGACATGGCAAACTTGTTGGGTAATTCCGAAGGTGTCGTCTCCCCAAACATCCTTCTTCCTTCACCGGCAATGTAATAGGTCATATCAATGGCTTCCTGAACATCTCCCCGGGCTTCTTTAAGAACTTTTCCCATTTCTCGGGTCATGAGTTGGGCAAGCTCTTCTTTTCTCTGAACCAGCTTTTCTGCAGCCCGAAACATGATCTCAGCCCGTTTGGGGGCCGGTACTTTCCGCCATGAATCAAAACTGGCTCTGGCCGCTTCTACAGCGGAAGCTACATCTTTCTCGGTAGATCTGGGAAATAATCCTAAAACCTCTTCGGTATTTGCTGGGTTAATATCCTCAAAAGTTTGCCCGGATTGAGCATCTACCCACTGGCCGTTTATGTAATTTTTATAAACTTGCGGCATAAAAAACCTCCCATTTTTCTTTTAAGTCGGTCCTATAGATAAAGGTTCTATAAAGGTTTCTATACTTAGAAATTAGGACAAACTCTTCCCTAAATCAAGGAACCTTCTTCCATGGTCCGGATTTTGGGATGAAGGAGAGGCTGGACAAATGTTGTTAAGGAACCGGGGATAGATGAGCCAGGTAATAAGCCAGAGCTTCGATTTCCTCATCAGATAAGGGTTGTGCGGCCTCTGTCATACTTCCGTCAATGTCGGCACTGGTTTGATCTTTGAATCCACGCAGTTGTTTTAAAAGATAAGCATAAGGTTGCCCTGTGAGGCGTGGAATATGATCCCGCCCTGCTAATCCAGGCCCATGGCAGAATGCACAGCGATGTTTCTCTAAAGCTTGTTTGCCTGCCGCCATTTTTTGAGGATCAGGTTCTCCACCGTGGGTGGAGACCGGTTTTTGTGCTGCAAAGTAGGCAGCGATGTCTTGAATATCTTTATCACTGAGGTTTGCGGCAAACGGTGACATTAAAGGATTCCTACGACGTCCCTCCCGGAACTGGATGAGTTGATTGTAAAGATAGAGTTGTGGCTGACCGGCCAGCGAGGGAACCTCCGGAGCGATAGAGTTGCCGTCTAAGCCATGACAGGGTGCACAAACTTCAATCTTCCGTCTCCCGGCCTCCAAATCTGCTGCTTTACCCCCAACCGGAATGATCAACCCTGATAACATACCCATCCCTATTATTACGAAACTAAAAATTCCTTTCATTTAACCTC
This window contains:
- a CDS encoding c-type cytochrome — protein: MLSGLIIPVGGKAADLEAGRRKIEVCAPCHGLDGNSIAPEVPSLAGQPQLYLYNQLIQFREGRRRNPLMSPFAANLSDKDIQDIAAYFAAQKPVSTHGGEPDPQKMAAGKQALEKHRCAFCHGPGLAGRDHIPRLTGQPYAYLLKQLRGFKDQTSADIDGSMTEAAQPLSDEEIEALAYYLAHLSPVP